One genomic segment of Nocardia spumae includes these proteins:
- a CDS encoding O-methyltransferase, whose translation MTDTEWGAVDRYLVDTLIGDGDSDVAQANSDAGLPPIDVSPPQGKFLHLIALSAGARRVLEIGTLGGYSTVWLARAVGPRGRVVTLEFDPHHAEVARANLDRKGVGERVEIRVGAALDSLPDVVRDHSEPFDLVFIDADKINNANYVQWALRLTRPGSIIIVDNVVRNGALVDGDAGDPGVRGGREVLRLLADEPRVEATVLQTVGGKGWDGFAYAVVVGE comes from the coding sequence ATGACGGATACCGAATGGGGCGCGGTCGATCGTTATCTGGTGGACACACTGATCGGGGACGGTGATTCCGATGTGGCACAGGCCAATTCGGACGCGGGGTTGCCGCCGATCGACGTCTCACCGCCACAGGGCAAGTTCCTGCATCTGATCGCGCTGTCGGCGGGGGCGCGGCGGGTGCTGGAGATCGGCACCCTCGGCGGTTACAGCACGGTGTGGCTGGCGCGTGCGGTGGGACCGCGGGGCCGGGTGGTGACGCTGGAATTCGATCCACACCATGCCGAGGTCGCCCGCGCGAACCTCGACCGCAAGGGAGTCGGGGAGCGGGTGGAGATCCGGGTCGGCGCGGCGCTGGACAGCCTGCCGGACGTCGTGCGGGACCACTCCGAACCCTTCGATCTGGTCTTCATCGATGCCGACAAGATCAACAATGCCAACTATGTGCAGTGGGCGCTGCGCCTGACCCGTCCGGGCTCGATCATCATCGTCGACAATGTGGTGCGCAACGGCGCGCTGGTCGACGGCGATGCCGGCGATCCGGGAGTGCGCGGCGGCCGCGAGGTGCTGCGCCTGCTCGCCGACGAGCCGCGGGTGGAGGCCACGGTGCTGCAGACCGTCGGCGGTAAGGGCTGGGACGGTTTCGCCTACGCGGTGGTCGTCGGCGAGTGA
- a CDS encoding PadR family transcriptional regulator, with protein sequence MADSGAQDHIVLGLIARHGPLTPYELKAHMDESVEYFWPVPHAQLYRIPARLAERGLLHEDAEETGRRRRVFHLTDAGREALRDWLSDPDCPPPETRDPAQVKLFFADLGAPGDVVALARQQAAEHRGWLDRYRALLAAIDPDDTVRARSRSRVLELGIGHEQAQVDFWTALAEDPEHGPGGPRSRDRAG encoded by the coding sequence ATGGCGGATTCGGGAGCGCAGGACCACATCGTGCTCGGGCTCATCGCCCGCCACGGCCCGCTGACCCCGTACGAGCTCAAGGCCCACATGGACGAGAGCGTCGAATACTTCTGGCCGGTGCCGCACGCGCAGCTCTACCGGATTCCGGCCCGGCTGGCCGAGCGCGGGCTACTACACGAGGACGCCGAGGAGACCGGGCGGCGCCGGCGGGTCTTCCACCTCACCGACGCCGGGCGCGAAGCCTTGCGGGACTGGCTGTCGGACCCGGACTGCCCGCCGCCGGAGACCCGCGATCCGGCGCAGGTGAAGCTGTTCTTCGCCGATCTGGGCGCGCCGGGCGATGTGGTCGCGCTGGCGCGGCAGCAGGCCGCCGAGCACCGCGGCTGGCTCGATCGCTATCGCGCGCTGCTCGCCGCGATCGATCCGGACGACACCGTACGCGCCCGATCCCGTTCGCGCGTCCTCGAACTCGGCATCGGCCACGAACAGGCCCAGGTGGACTTCTGGACCGCACTCGCCGAGGATCCGGAACACGGCCCCGGCGGCCCGCGGTCCCGGGACCGAGCGGGTTAG
- a CDS encoding TetR/AcrR family transcriptional regulator → MPDDSHPPAPDDSHPPAPDDPHAPARGRSHSERLTRAAIVDTAIALADADGIEGLSMRRIADRMGVGAMSLYRHVPNKDALLAEMTDEVARRYPYPEPDSGWTWRERVRAAADIDWQLYRLHPWVLFTFAVPRYNFGPHSLACLAWLTEGFTELTDDRREATRMALQVWSYIAGIALQQVSASMLAERDADDEETSGLTALLEGTPRWPSPPALAPLEGTGTGDLLDPERQLHSGLIAMCDGFAARH, encoded by the coding sequence ATGCCGGATGATTCCCACCCACCCGCACCGGACGATTCCCACCCACCCGCACCGGACGATCCCCACGCACCGGCGCGGGGCAGATCCCACTCCGAGCGGCTGACCCGCGCGGCGATCGTCGACACGGCCATCGCCCTGGCCGACGCCGACGGCATCGAGGGGTTGTCGATGCGCCGCATCGCCGACCGGATGGGTGTGGGCGCGATGTCGCTGTACCGGCATGTGCCGAACAAGGACGCGCTGCTGGCCGAGATGACCGACGAGGTCGCCCGCCGCTATCCGTATCCGGAGCCGGATTCGGGCTGGACCTGGCGCGAACGGGTGCGGGCGGCCGCCGACATCGACTGGCAGCTGTACCGGCTGCACCCGTGGGTGCTGTTCACCTTCGCGGTGCCGCGCTACAACTTCGGGCCGCACAGCCTGGCCTGTCTCGCCTGGCTGACCGAAGGATTCACCGAGCTGACCGACGATCGGCGCGAGGCCACCCGGATGGCGCTGCAGGTGTGGAGCTATATCGCCGGCATCGCCCTGCAGCAGGTCAGCGCGTCGATGCTGGCCGAACGCGATGCCGACGACGAGGAGACCTCCGGTCTGACGGCACTACTGGAAGGCACGCCGCGCTGGCCCAGCCCCCCGGCACTGGCGCCGCTCGAGGGGACAGGAACCGGCGATCTGCTCGATCCGGAGCGGCAACTGCACTCCGGCCTGATCGCGATGTGCGACGGATTCGCCGCCAGGCACTGA
- a CDS encoding urease subunit beta: MSTTSIGDESGVVPGQYLLAADPIEINAGADRIEFEVVNTGDRPVQVGSHVHFPQANAALEFDRNAAHGRRLDIPAGTAVRFEPGLAQRVSLVPLGGTREVYGIGPGAPGPLGPVVAAGAPPARDNADERPLDR, translated from the coding sequence ATGAGCACGACGTCCATCGGGGACGAATCCGGCGTGGTGCCGGGCCAGTACCTGCTCGCCGCCGATCCGATCGAGATCAACGCCGGTGCCGACCGCATCGAATTCGAGGTCGTCAACACCGGTGATCGTCCGGTGCAGGTCGGTAGTCATGTGCACTTCCCCCAGGCCAACGCCGCCCTGGAATTCGATCGGAACGCCGCCCACGGCCGCCGTCTCGATATTCCCGCGGGGACCGCGGTGCGTTTCGAACCCGGTCTGGCGCAACGCGTGTCGCTCGTGCCGCTGGGTGGCACCCGCGAGGTGTACGGCATCGGCCCCGGCGCTCCGGGACCACTGGGACCCGTTGTCGCGGCGGGCGCCCCGCCGGCCCGGGACAACGCCGACGAAAGGCCGCTCGACCGATGA
- a CDS encoding urease subunit alpha, protein MTELSRARYAALFGPTAGDRIRLADTDLVVEITEDRSGGPGLAGDEAVFGGGKVLRESMGQARATRAEGTPDTVITGAVIIDYWGIIKADIGIRDGRICAIGKAGNPETMDGVHPDLVVGPSTEIIAGNGRILTAGAIDCHVHFICPQLLEEALGGGITTLVGGGTGPAEGSKATTVTPGAWHLGRMLEATDGWPVNVLLLGKGNTVRPEAMWEQLRGGAGGFKLHEDWGTTPAAIDACLSVADAAGVQVALHSDTLNEAGFVEDTLAAIAGRVIHSYHTEGAGGGHAPDIITVAAHSNVLPSSTNPTRPHTINTLDEHLDMLMVCHHLNPAVPEDLAFAESRIRPSTIAAEDLLHDMGAISMIGSDSQAMGRIGEVVMRTWQTAHMMKRRRGALSGDGAADNNRVRRYIAKYTICPAITHGMDHEIGSVEVGKLADLVLWEPAFFGVRPHAVLKGGAIAWAAMGDANASIPTPQPVLPRPMFGAAPVVAAGTSLHFVSPQAVEDGLAERLQVRRRLVPVADVRRRTKADLPLNDAMPRIEVEPDTFTVRIDGEVWDQQPATELPMAQRYFLF, encoded by the coding sequence ATGACCGAGCTCTCCCGCGCCCGCTACGCCGCGCTGTTCGGCCCCACCGCCGGTGACCGTATCCGCTTGGCGGACACCGATCTCGTCGTCGAGATCACCGAGGATCGCAGTGGCGGACCGGGTCTGGCCGGCGACGAGGCGGTATTCGGCGGCGGCAAGGTGCTGCGGGAGTCGATGGGCCAGGCCCGGGCCACCCGGGCCGAGGGAACTCCCGACACCGTGATCACCGGCGCGGTGATCATCGACTACTGGGGAATCATCAAGGCCGACATCGGTATTCGTGACGGCCGGATCTGCGCGATCGGCAAGGCCGGCAATCCCGAGACCATGGACGGGGTGCATCCGGATCTGGTGGTCGGCCCGTCGACCGAGATCATCGCTGGTAACGGCCGCATTCTCACCGCCGGTGCCATCGACTGCCACGTGCATTTCATCTGCCCGCAGTTGCTCGAGGAAGCGCTCGGCGGGGGCATCACCACACTGGTCGGCGGGGGCACCGGCCCGGCCGAGGGCTCCAAGGCGACCACGGTCACCCCGGGCGCCTGGCATCTGGGCCGCATGCTCGAGGCCACCGACGGCTGGCCCGTCAACGTCCTGCTGCTCGGCAAGGGCAACACGGTGCGGCCCGAGGCCATGTGGGAGCAATTGCGCGGTGGCGCGGGCGGTTTCAAGCTGCACGAGGACTGGGGCACCACCCCCGCGGCGATCGACGCCTGCCTGAGTGTGGCCGATGCCGCCGGGGTGCAGGTCGCATTGCATTCCGACACCCTCAACGAGGCCGGATTCGTGGAGGACACGCTGGCCGCGATCGCCGGCCGGGTCATCCACTCGTATCACACCGAGGGGGCGGGCGGTGGCCACGCGCCCGACATCATCACCGTCGCCGCGCACTCCAACGTGCTGCCCAGCTCCACCAACCCCACCCGTCCGCATACGATCAACACCCTCGACGAACATCTCGACATGCTGATGGTGTGCCACCATCTCAATCCGGCCGTGCCCGAGGATCTGGCCTTCGCGGAGAGCCGGATCCGGCCCTCGACCATCGCCGCCGAGGACCTGCTGCACGATATGGGCGCGATCTCGATGATCGGCTCGGATTCCCAGGCCATGGGCCGGATCGGCGAGGTGGTGATGCGCACCTGGCAGACCGCCCACATGATGAAGCGCCGCCGCGGCGCACTGAGCGGTGACGGCGCCGCCGACAACAACCGGGTCCGGCGCTATATCGCGAAATACACCATCTGCCCGGCGATTACGCACGGAATGGATCACGAGATCGGATCGGTCGAGGTCGGCAAGCTCGCGGATCTGGTGCTATGGGAACCGGCCTTCTTCGGCGTGCGCCCGCACGCGGTGCTCAAGGGCGGCGCGATCGCCTGGGCCGCGATGGGTGATGCCAATGCCTCGATCCCGACCCCGCAGCCGGTGCTGCCGCGGCCGATGTTCGGTGCCGCCCCGGTGGTCGCCGCGGGGACCTCGCTGCATTTCGTCTCCCCGCAGGCCGTCGAGGACGGCCTCGCCGAGCGCTTGCAGGTGCGGCGCAGGCTGGTGCCGGTGGCCGATGTCCGGCGCCGCACCAAGGCCGATCTGCCGCTCAACGACGCCATGCCGCGCATCGAGGTGGAACCGGACACCTTCACGGTGCGGATCGACGGTGAGGTCTGGGATCAGCAACCGGCTACCGAACTCCCCATGGCGCAGCGGTACTTCCTGTTCTGA
- a CDS encoding OsmC family protein: protein MTAESGTPLNDIIEATAQAVADDPAQAQVVFAADGVAEGAVGSAVTAGKYTVRVDEPAALGGDGTAPNPVEFYLAALISCQVVTYRFWAQRLGIEVGDLRISAEGDLDVRGFFGLEDGVRAGFQQVRVTVHIDGPEPAQRYAELQQVVDARCPVLDISTGHTPVRTILVTPELEHSTVSA, encoded by the coding sequence ATGACAGCCGAATCGGGGACGCCGCTCAACGACATCATCGAGGCCACCGCACAGGCCGTGGCGGACGATCCGGCGCAGGCGCAGGTGGTGTTCGCCGCCGACGGAGTCGCGGAGGGCGCCGTCGGCAGTGCCGTCACAGCGGGCAAGTACACGGTGCGCGTCGACGAGCCGGCGGCGCTCGGCGGTGACGGCACCGCGCCGAATCCGGTCGAGTTCTACCTCGCCGCGCTGATCTCCTGTCAGGTGGTGACCTACCGATTCTGGGCGCAGCGGCTCGGCATCGAAGTCGGCGACCTGCGTATCAGCGCCGAGGGCGACCTGGACGTCCGCGGTTTCTTCGGCCTCGAGGACGGCGTGCGCGCCGGCTTCCAGCAGGTCCGGGTCACCGTCCACATCGACGGCCCCGAACCGGCCCAGCGCTACGCCGAGTTGCAGCAGGTCGTGGACGCACGGTGCCCCGTCCTCGACATCTCCACCGGGCACACGCCCGTGCGGACCATACTGGTGACACCGGAGCTGGAACACTCCACCGTCTCCGCCTGA
- a CDS encoding MFS transporter — translation MVGIHTSAAVRAAPSATPRRAWFGLAVLVLPVLLVSMDMSVLYLAMPTLTEHLNPSAEQQLWILDIYGFMIAGLLITMGNLGDRIGRRTILLAGATVFGLASLMAAFASGAGMLIVARALMGVGGATLLPSSLALISSLFADARARGTAIGIWTAFFAGGSAVGPVIGGLLLHKFWWGSIFLINTPVLLVLLALAPLLLPEHRSSGRGPLDPVSVVMSIGGILPLVYAVKRAAAEGVDAVSVVLAIAGIAVLVAFVRRQRVLTDPLLDLSLFRRGLFRVAIGSSTVGMMSLAGMSYLTSTYLQTVAGRDVLGAALLGIPAAIAVFVCSMGGARVARRLGTRGSFVLALSAAAVGNLALLGIGVDSGIGWYLAGSTIAGLGYGIVFTLVSEVAVSSVPAERAGSAVGISETSFELGNALGLSLLGSLAALIFRSGGDFADTLGETIVEHHGDAGVVRAAQTSFVTGMHTAVAVGAALLIAMAVAAAATSSRRRRRAVDPATAQAGPD, via the coding sequence ATGGTCGGCATACATACCTCGGCGGCGGTGCGCGCCGCGCCGAGCGCTACTCCCCGTCGGGCCTGGTTCGGCCTGGCAGTGCTGGTGCTGCCGGTACTGCTGGTGTCGATGGATATGTCGGTGCTGTATCTGGCGATGCCGACACTGACCGAACACCTCAACCCGTCGGCCGAACAGCAACTGTGGATCCTCGACATCTACGGATTCATGATCGCGGGGCTGCTCATCACCATGGGCAATCTCGGCGACCGCATCGGCCGCCGGACCATTCTGCTCGCGGGTGCCACGGTGTTCGGACTCGCCTCGCTGATGGCGGCCTTCGCCTCCGGCGCCGGCATGCTCATCGTGGCGCGGGCGCTGATGGGTGTCGGCGGTGCGACCCTGCTGCCGTCGAGTCTGGCGCTGATCTCGAGCCTGTTCGCCGATGCGCGGGCGCGCGGGACGGCCATCGGCATCTGGACGGCGTTCTTCGCGGGCGGCTCGGCGGTGGGCCCGGTGATCGGCGGGCTGCTGCTGCACAAGTTCTGGTGGGGTTCCATCTTCCTGATCAACACACCGGTGTTGCTGGTACTGCTGGCGCTGGCTCCGCTGCTGCTACCCGAACACCGCTCGTCCGGGCGTGGACCGCTCGATCCGGTCAGCGTGGTCATGTCGATCGGTGGCATCCTGCCGCTGGTGTACGCGGTCAAGCGCGCCGCCGCCGAGGGCGTCGACGCGGTGTCGGTGGTTCTCGCGATCGCCGGTATCGCGGTGCTGGTGGCGTTCGTGCGGCGGCAGCGGGTGCTGACCGATCCGCTACTGGATCTGAGCCTGTTCCGCCGCGGGCTGTTCCGGGTGGCCATCGGATCCTCGACGGTGGGCATGATGTCGCTGGCGGGAATGAGCTATCTCACCAGCACGTATCTGCAGACGGTCGCGGGGCGCGACGTCCTGGGCGCCGCGCTGCTGGGTATTCCCGCGGCCATCGCGGTCTTCGTCTGCTCGATGGGCGGCGCCCGGGTGGCACGCCGGCTCGGCACCCGGGGGTCGTTCGTGCTGGCGCTCAGCGCGGCCGCCGTCGGCAATCTGGCGCTGCTGGGCATCGGTGTCGACAGTGGAATCGGCTGGTACCTGGCGGGTTCCACGATCGCGGGCCTCGGCTACGGCATCGTGTTCACCCTGGTGTCGGAGGTCGCGGTGTCGTCGGTTCCGGCCGAGCGCGCGGGCTCGGCCGTCGGTATCAGCGAGACCAGTTTCGAACTGGGCAATGCGCTGGGCTTGTCGCTGCTGGGCTCGCTGGCCGCGCTGATCTTCCGGTCCGGCGGCGACTTCGCCGACACATTGGGGGAGACGATCGTGGAGCACCACGGCGATGCCGGGGTCGTCCGCGCGGCGCAGACCTCGTTCGTCACCGGGATGCACACCGCGGTGGCCGTCGGCGCGGCGCTGCTGATCGCGATGGCGGTCGCGGCGGCGGCAACCTCGTCGCGGCGGCGCCGGCGTGCGGTGGATCCGGCGACCGCGCAAGCCGGTCCGGACTGA
- a CDS encoding nuclear transport factor 2 family protein, with product MRDFGIELFDRWTAMWNGELELAERIMAPRFTLRYAQPGAEVYDTVRDPAAFARQIATFRAALPGQRFEVQGVAVVDIDHGRTGFVARPYGSRRPGADGEIAISGTDILRVVDGLIVEVWSVSGGIAGRSYY from the coding sequence GTGCGCGACTTCGGAATCGAACTGTTCGATCGGTGGACGGCGATGTGGAACGGCGAACTCGAACTCGCCGAGCGGATCATGGCGCCGCGTTTCACTCTGCGCTACGCCCAGCCGGGCGCCGAGGTGTACGACACCGTGCGCGATCCCGCGGCGTTCGCGCGCCAGATCGCGACATTCCGCGCGGCGCTGCCGGGGCAGCGGTTCGAGGTCCAGGGTGTCGCCGTGGTCGACATCGACCACGGCCGCACCGGATTCGTCGCCCGCCCGTACGGTTCGCGGCGGCCCGGCGCCGACGGTGAGATCGCGATCAGTGGCACCGATATTCTGCGCGTCGTCGACGGGCTGATCGTGGAGGTGTGGTCGGTGTCGGGTGGGATTGCGGGGCGGTCGTACTACTGA
- a CDS encoding cysteine dioxygenase, which produces MTTALPVNLKHARDIHPSLDVPLLHEAVVPERALWSPAELHELTAVVASELATPLLDIVRFDTTQRWWARLALTMGVELWLLSWAPGQGTEPHDHGGAAGSFTVSIGELHEEYRHGAGPVRSATWQAGDTVAFGPERAHQLLNRGARPAATVHAYSPPLRPVRDYRALTDFTGV; this is translated from the coding sequence GTGACCACGGCTTTGCCAGTGAATCTGAAGCATGCCAGAGATATTCATCCGAGCCTCGACGTGCCGCTACTACACGAGGCCGTTGTCCCGGAACGAGCGCTGTGGTCACCGGCGGAGTTGCACGAGCTGACCGCGGTCGTGGCCAGCGAGCTGGCGACCCCCCTGCTCGATATCGTGCGATTCGACACCACGCAGCGCTGGTGGGCCCGGCTCGCACTCACCATGGGCGTGGAACTGTGGCTGCTGTCCTGGGCGCCCGGGCAGGGTACCGAACCACACGACCACGGCGGCGCGGCCGGATCGTTCACCGTCTCCATCGGCGAACTCCACGAGGAGTACCGCCACGGGGCCGGGCCCGTGCGTTCGGCGACCTGGCAGGCCGGTGACACGGTGGCGTTCGGACCCGAGCGCGCCCATCAGCTGCTCAACCGCGGCGCCCGTCCAGCCGCCACGGTGCACGCCTACTCACCGCCGTTGCGCCCGGTCCGCGATTACCGGGCACTGACCGATTTCACGGGTGTGTGA
- a CDS encoding helix-turn-helix domain-containing protein → MRYVARVPAPPLDRFVDDIYVLTGIPRHRRMTVPPMPSAHLFVNLGEPVRLWDGEPSMPPALMCDGWFMGVWTRRFVVEYPARLRLVGVHFKPWGMAPFVGVPAGELRDRWVPLDELWQRSADRIRNRVGAGVSAAEALDVVEEELRSRLAETPVRGLDLVRYAGARLARAHGAMPVGALTDAAGVSANYLAAQFTSHIGVTPKRVARIYRFARVILSVDASRPVDWTEIAYTAGYFDQAHCSREFKDFTGHTPTQYVALRRRFPAARGFPPDSGPMPAE, encoded by the coding sequence ATGCGATACGTCGCCCGGGTGCCCGCCCCGCCGCTGGACCGTTTCGTCGACGACATCTATGTCCTGACCGGGATCCCGCGCCACCGCCGGATGACCGTCCCGCCGATGCCGTCGGCGCACCTGTTCGTCAACCTGGGCGAGCCGGTCCGCCTGTGGGACGGCGAGCCTTCGATGCCACCGGCCCTGATGTGCGATGGATGGTTCATGGGGGTATGGACCAGGCGTTTCGTAGTCGAGTACCCCGCCCGCCTGCGGCTGGTCGGGGTGCATTTCAAGCCGTGGGGCATGGCGCCGTTCGTCGGCGTCCCGGCCGGTGAGCTGCGTGATCGATGGGTGCCCCTCGACGAACTCTGGCAGCGATCCGCGGATCGCATCCGCAACCGGGTCGGCGCCGGCGTCTCGGCTGCCGAGGCGCTGGATGTGGTGGAGGAGGAACTGCGCTCGCGGCTGGCCGAAACACCCGTTCGCGGCCTCGACCTGGTTCGGTACGCGGGCGCGCGGTTGGCGAGGGCCCACGGCGCGATGCCGGTCGGCGCGCTGACCGATGCGGCCGGCGTGAGCGCCAACTATTTGGCCGCGCAGTTCACATCGCATATCGGGGTGACGCCGAAGCGGGTGGCGCGAATCTACCGCTTCGCGCGGGTGATCCTGTCCGTGGACGCCTCGCGCCCGGTCGACTGGACGGAGATCGCCTACACCGCAGGCTATTTCGACCAGGCTCACTGCAGCAGAGAGTTCAAGGACTTCACCGGCCACACCCCGACCCAGTACGTGGCGCTGCGGCGCCGGTTTCCGGCCGCGCGGGGCTTTCCGCCCGACAGCGGTCCGATGCCCGCCGAGTGA
- a CDS encoding urease subunit gamma, whose protein sequence is MRLSPHEQERLMLSYAAELARRRQARGLKLNHPEAVAIITDHVLEGARDGRTVAELMSSGRTVLTRDDVMSGVPEMIADVQVEATFPDGTKLVTVHHPIG, encoded by the coding sequence GTGCGTTTGTCGCCGCACGAGCAGGAACGACTCATGCTCAGCTATGCGGCCGAACTGGCCCGCCGGCGGCAGGCCCGCGGATTGAAGCTCAATCATCCCGAGGCGGTCGCGATCATCACCGATCACGTCCTCGAGGGTGCCCGTGACGGCCGCACGGTCGCCGAGCTGATGTCGTCGGGCCGCACCGTGCTCACCCGCGACGACGTGATGTCGGGCGTCCCGGAGATGATCGCCGATGTCCAGGTCGAGGCCACCTTTCCCGACGGCACGAAATTGGTGACCGTCCATCATCCGATCGGCTGA
- a CDS encoding SDR family NAD(P)-dependent oxidoreductase: MTDSVSNDSPGRPLAERIATRLLYPTTRPRAKDLRAAVSGRVVLVTGASHGIGKVAAGKLAAAGAVVVMVARSGDELEAAADAITAAGGVAHSYRADLTDMDAVDELARTVLATHGRVDMVINNAGRSIRRSIDESYDRFHDFTRTIDINYLGPVRLLLTLLPTMRERRQGHIVNMSTWGLRMPPAPRWAAYGASKAAFDQWLRTVATEIAADGVSTTSIYMPLVHTRMSAPTDFGSMPGLTAHEAADLVCHAVTAKPVEISPWWSGPLQAWTDMTRGPAQRLMARSFRAT, translated from the coding sequence GTGACAGACAGTGTCTCGAACGATTCCCCCGGGCGTCCGCTGGCCGAACGGATCGCCACCCGGCTGCTGTACCCGACCACTCGGCCGCGCGCGAAGGATCTGCGCGCGGCCGTCTCCGGGCGGGTGGTGCTGGTGACCGGCGCATCGCACGGCATCGGCAAGGTCGCCGCCGGCAAACTGGCCGCCGCGGGCGCGGTGGTGGTGATGGTCGCCCGATCCGGCGACGAACTCGAAGCAGCGGCCGACGCCATCACCGCCGCGGGCGGCGTCGCGCACAGCTACCGCGCCGACCTCACCGATATGGACGCCGTCGACGAACTGGCCCGCACGGTGCTCGCCACACACGGCCGGGTCGACATGGTGATCAACAACGCCGGTCGCTCGATTCGTCGCTCGATCGACGAATCCTACGACCGTTTCCACGATTTCACCCGCACGATCGATATCAACTACCTCGGCCCGGTGCGATTGTTGCTGACGCTGCTGCCCACGATGCGCGAGCGCCGGCAGGGACATATCGTCAACATGTCCACCTGGGGTCTGCGGATGCCGCCGGCTCCGCGCTGGGCCGCCTACGGCGCGTCGAAAGCGGCCTTCGATCAGTGGTTACGGACGGTGGCCACCGAAATCGCCGCGGACGGGGTCAGCACCACCTCGATCTACATGCCGCTGGTGCATACGCGCATGAGCGCACCGACCGATTTCGGATCGATGCCCGGACTCACCGCACACGAGGCCGCCGACCTGGTGTGCCACGCGGTCACCGCCAAACCGGTCGAGATCTCGCCGTGGTGGAGCGGCCCGTTGCAGGCGTGGACCGATATGACCCGCGGTCCCGCACAGCGATTGATGGCGCGCAGCTTCCGCGCGACCTAG
- a CDS encoding rhodanese-like domain-containing protein: MSAEDLLAQARAGLDRVTPGEAQRRLEHGALVVDIRPHANRLAEGEIPGSVVVERIVLEWRLDPTGSHRLPGLSPETEVVIVCNEGYASSLAAADARRLGLAHATDLVGGFRAWKAAGLPVSPGGTPAVP, encoded by the coding sequence ATGAGCGCCGAGGATCTACTCGCACAGGCGCGGGCCGGATTGGATCGGGTCACCCCCGGCGAGGCGCAGCGGCGCTTGGAACACGGCGCGCTGGTCGTCGATATCCGCCCGCACGCCAACCGGCTCGCCGAGGGGGAGATTCCGGGATCCGTCGTGGTCGAGCGCATCGTGCTGGAGTGGCGCCTCGACCCGACCGGGAGCCACCGGCTGCCCGGCCTGTCGCCCGAGACCGAGGTGGTGATCGTCTGTAACGAGGGCTACGCCTCGAGCCTGGCCGCCGCCGACGCCCGCCGGCTCGGGCTGGCCCACGCCACCGATCTCGTCGGCGGGTTCCGGGCCTGGAAGGCCGCGGGCCTGCCGGTATCGCCCGGCGGCACCCCCGCGGTTCCGTAG
- a CDS encoding PaaI family thioesterase translates to MTRYSEGTFSDLIGLKYTEIGPDRVAGEWVVSPQLHQPAGIVNGGVYCTIIETLASVGGGVWFGDRGHVVGVNNNTDFLRAVREGTLRGVATPVHQGRSQQLWQVQITDEQDRLVARGQVRLQNLTAEGAAKA, encoded by the coding sequence ATGACGCGCTACAGCGAGGGAACCTTCAGCGATCTGATCGGCCTGAAGTACACCGAGATCGGACCCGATCGCGTCGCCGGGGAGTGGGTGGTCTCGCCGCAGCTGCACCAGCCCGCCGGAATCGTCAACGGCGGGGTGTACTGCACCATCATCGAAACCCTCGCCAGTGTCGGCGGTGGTGTCTGGTTCGGCGACCGCGGGCACGTGGTCGGAGTCAACAACAACACCGACTTCCTGCGGGCGGTGCGCGAGGGCACGCTGCGCGGGGTGGCGACCCCGGTCCACCAGGGGCGATCGCAGCAGCTGTGGCAGGTGCAGATCACCGATGAGCAGGACCGGCTGGTCGCGCGGGGTCAGGTGCGGCTGCAGAACCTCACCGCCGAGGGTGCCGCCAAGGCCTAG